A DNA window from Phaeobacter sp. A36a-5a contains the following coding sequences:
- the murB gene encoding UDP-N-acetylmuramate dehydrogenase, which translates to MNIDGLRGKLHPNRDLAGLTWLRVGGPADYLFQPADVEDLAHVLRSLDPSVPVFPMGVGSNLIVRDGGLRALVIRLGRGFNAIEVEGDTVTAGAAALDAHVARKAADAGVDLTFLRTIPGSIGGAVRMNAGCYGSYVADVFQSATVVLRSGEVVRLSGEDLKFAYRQSDLPEGAVLVSAVLRGPMGDPEALHARMEEQLAKRDATQPTKDRSAGSTFRNPAGFSSTGQADDVHDLKAWKVIDDAGMRGARRGGAQMSEKHSNFLINTGGASAADLEGLGEDVRKEVYANSGITLEWEIMRVGDPLSK; encoded by the coding sequence ATGAACATCGACGGGCTGCGCGGCAAGCTTCATCCGAATCGCGATCTGGCAGGGTTGACCTGGCTGCGGGTTGGCGGACCGGCGGACTATCTGTTTCAGCCTGCCGATGTGGAGGATCTGGCGCATGTTCTGCGGTCTCTGGATCCATCGGTGCCGGTGTTCCCGATGGGCGTCGGCTCAAACCTGATCGTGCGTGATGGCGGGTTGCGGGCGCTGGTGATCCGGCTGGGGCGCGGGTTCAACGCGATTGAGGTCGAGGGCGACACGGTGACCGCTGGCGCTGCTGCGCTGGACGCCCATGTGGCCCGCAAGGCCGCGGATGCGGGGGTGGATCTGACATTTCTGCGCACCATCCCCGGTTCGATCGGTGGCGCGGTGCGGATGAATGCCGGTTGCTATGGCAGCTATGTCGCAGATGTCTTTCAGTCGGCAACGGTGGTGCTGCGCAGCGGTGAAGTGGTGAGGCTGAGCGGTGAGGACCTGAAATTCGCCTACCGCCAGAGCGACCTGCCGGAGGGGGCCGTGCTGGTTTCGGCGGTGTTGCGCGGCCCGATGGGCGATCCCGAAGCCCTGCATGCGCGCATGGAAGAGCAGCTGGCCAAACGCGATGCCACCCAGCCGACAAAGGACCGGTCAGCCGGGTCGACCTTTCGCAATCCGGCGGGGTTTTCATCGACCGGTCAGGCCGATGATGTCCATGATCTGAAGGCCTGGAAAGTGATTGATGATGCCGGAATGCGCGGCGCCCGGCGCGGCGGTGCGCAGATGAGCGAGAAGCATTCCAATTTCTTGATTAACACAGGTGGCGCATCTGCCGCAGATCTTGAGGGATTGGGCGAAGATGTCAGAAAAGAGGTTTACGCCAATTCTGGCATAACGCTAGAGTGGGAAATCATGCGGGTGGGGGATCCGCTTTCCAAATAG
- a CDS encoding D-alanine--D-alanine ligase: MSKSSRTLPKVAVLMGGPSAEREVSLSTGRECATALRDEGYQVTELDAGPDLAARLQADRPDVVFNALHGRWGEDGCVQGLLEWLGIPYTHSGVLASALAMDKQRAKSIYRAAGLPVVESGIYSKTEVMAGHVMAPPYVVKPNNEGSSVGVYLVNEVANGPPQLSQDMPDQVMVESFAPGRELTTTVLGDRPLTVTDILTDGWYDYDAKYKPGGSRHVLPADLPEEIFALCLEYAVKAHEALGCRGISRTDFRWDETRGAEGLILLETNTQPGMTPTSLTPEQAEHVGMTFGQLCAWLVEDATCPR; this comes from the coding sequence GTGAGTAAGTCGAGCAGGACACTCCCGAAAGTGGCGGTATTGATGGGTGGCCCCTCGGCTGAACGCGAGGTGTCTTTGTCCACAGGGCGCGAATGCGCCACCGCGCTGCGGGACGAGGGATATCAGGTTACAGAACTGGACGCGGGTCCGGATCTCGCGGCGCGTTTGCAGGCGGATCGTCCTGACGTGGTGTTCAACGCCCTGCATGGCCGCTGGGGCGAGGATGGCTGCGTGCAGGGGCTGCTGGAATGGCTCGGCATCCCCTATACCCACTCCGGCGTGCTGGCCTCTGCCCTGGCGATGGACAAGCAGCGGGCCAAATCCATCTATCGGGCCGCAGGTCTGCCGGTTGTCGAGAGCGGCATCTATTCCAAGACCGAGGTGATGGCCGGCCATGTGATGGCGCCGCCCTATGTGGTGAAGCCGAATAACGAAGGCTCCAGCGTGGGGGTCTATCTGGTGAATGAAGTCGCCAACGGTCCGCCGCAGCTGTCGCAGGATATGCCCGATCAGGTGATGGTCGAGAGCTTTGCCCCCGGCCGCGAGCTGACCACCACCGTACTGGGCGACAGACCACTGACGGTGACCGATATCCTGACCGACGGCTGGTATGACTATGACGCCAAGTACAAACCCGGTGGCTCGCGTCATGTGCTGCCTGCGGATCTCCCGGAGGAGATCTTTGCGCTCTGTCTCGAATATGCAGTGAAGGCCCATGAGGCGCTGGGGTGCCGGGGCATCAGCCGCACCGATTTTCGCTGGGACGAGACGCGCGGCGCCGAGGGGCTGATCCTGCTGGAGACCAATACCCAGCCCGGAATGACGCCGACGTCGCTGACGCCGGAGCAGGCGGAACATGTGGGTATGACATTCGGGCAGCTCTGCGCCTGGCTGGTTGAGGATGCGACATGCCCTCGCTGA
- a CDS encoding cell division protein FtsQ/DivIB: MPSLITRFRKPREGRSDPAPSRLTYRIQRWMLTPGIRFGVRFGIPFCLVFVAGTVFMADEARRDRLQVMISDLRASIEERPEFMVNVMAIDGAGRSVAEDIREVVPIDFPISSFDLDLAQIRDEITGLDPVRTADVRIRPGGVLQVTVEERKPAVVWRSREGLALLDANGVHVAELGARNMHPDLPLVAGRNADDAIEEALRLFAVAKPLGPRMRGLVRIGERRWDLVLDRGQRIMLPAENPVPALERVIAVSEVRDLLERDVAVVDMRLAARPTVRMTENAVEDWWRIRQLNAGGL, encoded by the coding sequence ATGCCCTCGCTGATCACGCGGTTTCGCAAACCCCGCGAGGGGCGTTCCGATCCTGCCCCCTCCCGTCTGACCTATCGCATCCAGCGCTGGATGCTGACGCCGGGCATTCGCTTTGGTGTGCGTTTTGGCATTCCCTTCTGTCTGGTCTTTGTGGCCGGCACCGTGTTCATGGCGGATGAGGCGCGACGCGACCGGTTGCAGGTGATGATCAGCGATCTGCGGGCCTCGATCGAGGAGCGCCCCGAATTCATGGTCAATGTGATGGCCATCGACGGGGCGGGGCGCAGCGTGGCCGAAGATATTCGCGAAGTGGTGCCGATTGATTTTCCCATCAGCTCCTTCGATCTGGATCTGGCCCAGATCCGCGATGAAATCACCGGTCTGGATCCGGTGCGGACGGCGGATGTGCGGATCCGCCCGGGTGGGGTGCTTCAGGTCACGGTGGAAGAGCGCAAACCCGCAGTTGTCTGGCGCAGCCGCGAAGGTCTGGCGCTGCTGGATGCCAATGGCGTGCATGTGGCTGAGCTGGGCGCGCGCAATATGCACCCGGATCTGCCGCTGGTGGCCGGGCGCAATGCCGACGACGCCATTGAGGAGGCGCTGCGGCTGTTTGCGGTGGCCAAGCCGCTGGGACCGCGGATGCGTGGGCTGGTGCGGATTGGCGAACGGCGCTGGGATCTGGTGCTGGACCGTGGCCAGCGGATCATGCTGCCGGCCGAAAATCCGGTGCCCGCATTGGAGCGGGTGATTGCCGTCAGCGAAGTGCGCGACCTTCTGGAGCGTGATGTGGCGGTGGTGGATATGCGCCTGGCGGCGCGTCCAACCGTAAGAATGACCGAAAACGCCGTCGAGGACTGGTGGCGGATCCGACAGTTGAACGCAGGCGGGCTATGA
- the ftsA gene encoding cell division protein FtsA, with protein sequence MTDLYQSQRAMRQMRRQAMQRGVVAILDVGSSKIACLVLRFDGTGRLSEDNSIGSLAGQSGFRVIGAATTRSRGVQFGEITAMQETERAIRTAVQAAQKMAEVRVDHVIACFSGANPRSYGLDAQVDLEGQVVTENEIARVLAACEVPEYGAGREVLHAQPVNFALDNRSGLNDPRGQMGQTLAADMHMLTVDALTVQNLVRCIQRCDLELAGIASSAYASGFAALVEDEQELGAACIDMGGGSTSISVFMKKHMIYADAVRMGGDHITSDISMGLGVPTANAERIKTFHGGVHATGADDREMIDIHADTGDWEHDRRTVSRAELIGIMRPRVEEILEEVRARLDAAGFDSLPSQQIVLTGGSSQIMGLDGLASRVLGQQVRLGRPLRVHGLPQSATGPGFASAVGLSLFAAHPQDEWWDFEMPVDRNASGTLKRAVKWFRDNW encoded by the coding sequence ATGACCGATCTCTACCAATCCCAAAGAGCCATGCGGCAGATGCGACGTCAGGCGATGCAGCGCGGTGTTGTGGCCATTCTGGATGTGGGCAGTTCCAAGATTGCCTGTCTGGTGCTGCGTTTCGACGGCACCGGGCGGCTGAGCGAGGATAATTCCATTGGGTCCCTGGCGGGGCAGTCGGGGTTCCGGGTGATCGGCGCGGCCACCACGCGCTCGCGCGGGGTGCAGTTCGGCGAGATCACCGCCATGCAGGAAACCGAACGTGCGATCCGCACGGCTGTTCAGGCCGCGCAGAAGATGGCCGAGGTGCGGGTGGATCATGTGATCGCCTGTTTTTCCGGGGCCAATCCGCGATCCTACGGGCTGGATGCGCAGGTGGATCTGGAAGGTCAGGTGGTGACCGAGAATGAAATCGCCCGCGTGCTGGCGGCCTGTGAGGTGCCGGAATATGGCGCCGGACGCGAGGTGCTGCATGCCCAGCCGGTGAACTTTGCGCTGGACAACCGGTCGGGTCTGAATGACCCGCGCGGGCAGATGGGGCAGACGCTGGCGGCGGATATGCACATGCTGACGGTTGATGCGCTGACCGTGCAGAACCTCGTGCGCTGCATCCAGCGCTGTGATCTGGAGCTGGCGGGCATCGCGTCCTCCGCATACGCGTCCGGGTTTGCGGCACTGGTTGAGGATGAGCAGGAGCTGGGGGCGGCCTGTATCGACATGGGCGGCGGCTCGACCTCGATTTCGGTCTTTATGAAGAAACATATGATCTATGCCGATGCGGTGCGTATGGGCGGTGATCACATCACCAGCGATATTTCTATGGGGCTGGGGGTGCCAACGGCCAACGCCGAGCGGATCAAGACCTTTCACGGTGGCGTCCATGCCACCGGCGCCGATGACCGCGAGATGATTGATATCCACGCCGATACCGGCGACTGGGAACATGACCGCCGCACTGTCAGCCGGGCTGAACTGATCGGGATCATGCGGCCGCGCGTCGAAGAGATCCTTGAAGAGGTGCGCGCCCGTCTGGATGCCGCCGGGTTTGACAGCCTGCCAAGCCAGCAGATCGTGCTGACCGGAGGCTCCAGCCAGATTATGGGTCTGGACGGGCTGGCGAGCCGGGTTCTGGGGCAGCAGGTGCGCCTCGGCCGGCCTTTGCGGGTTCACGGCCTGCCGCAGTCGGCAACCGGTCCCGGCTTTGCCTCCGCCGTTGGTCTCAGCCTGTTTGCCGCCCATCCGCAGGATGAGTGGTGGGATTTTGAGATGCCGGTGGACCGCAACGCCAGCGGCACGCTGAAACGGGCGGTAAAATGGTTCCGCGACAACTGGTGA
- the ftsZ gene encoding cell division protein FtsZ, with amino-acid sequence MTLNLSMPGQEELKPRITVFGVGGAGGNAVNNMIDKQLDGVDFVVANTDAQALQQSASKSRVQLGIKVTEGLGAGARPSVGSAAAEESIEQIVDHLAGAHMCFITAGMGGGTGTGAAPIIAQAARELGVLTVGVVTKPFQFEGNKRMRQAEEGVEALQKVVDTLIIIPNQNLFRLANEKTTFTEAFSMADDVLYQGVKGVTDLMVRPGLINLDFADVRAVMDEMGKAMMGTGEAEGEDRAVQAAEKAIANPLLDEISLKGAKGVLINITGAHDLTLFELDEAANRIREEVDPNANIIVGSTLDTAMEGKMRVSVVATGIDAVDVHSDIPVPRRPMSAPLKQTVSVEDSRSAAPLELSTPVEQPAAAAEPVAAAQEEPSLFAEFDDGQAAAEGHYEEVLEDAGEQLGADGLPAPAYQGTPAPEFQPQAEVAAHQAESFVAPKAPAPGTPSPEAIVRLQAAAQRAQPQQPMQQTQMQQRPSIDTVQPRAPQQVQQQPQQVQQPAAAGHEQRRFGLNSLIHRMTGSAAEGQAAKPQQPARQQPPMQQAAAQQAPMHQPQVAHHGQQAAPAAQPQRQANPEQERIEIPAFLRRQAN; translated from the coding sequence ATGACCTTGAACCTTTCGATGCCCGGCCAGGAAGAGCTGAAGCCCCGGATTACCGTGTTTGGCGTCGGCGGGGCAGGCGGCAATGCCGTCAACAACATGATCGACAAACAGCTGGACGGCGTGGATTTTGTCGTCGCCAATACCGACGCGCAGGCGCTGCAGCAAAGCGCCTCCAAAAGCCGCGTCCAGCTGGGCATCAAAGTCACCGAAGGTCTGGGCGCCGGCGCGCGCCCCTCGGTTGGGTCTGCCGCTGCTGAAGAAAGCATTGAACAGATCGTTGATCACCTCGCGGGCGCGCATATGTGCTTTATCACCGCAGGTATGGGCGGCGGCACCGGCACCGGGGCTGCGCCGATCATCGCGCAGGCCGCCCGTGAACTGGGTGTGCTGACCGTTGGTGTTGTCACCAAGCCGTTCCAGTTCGAAGGCAACAAGCGGATGCGTCAGGCCGAGGAGGGTGTCGAAGCCCTGCAAAAGGTCGTCGATACGCTGATCATCATTCCGAACCAGAATCTGTTCCGTCTGGCCAATGAAAAGACCACCTTCACCGAGGCGTTCTCGATGGCGGATGATGTCCTTTATCAGGGTGTCAAAGGCGTGACCGATCTGATGGTGCGTCCGGGTCTCATCAACCTCGACTTTGCGGACGTGCGCGCCGTGATGGACGAGATGGGCAAGGCGATGATGGGCACCGGCGAGGCCGAGGGCGAAGATCGCGCGGTGCAGGCCGCCGAGAAGGCCATCGCGAACCCGCTGCTGGACGAAATCAGCCTCAAGGGCGCGAAGGGTGTTCTGATCAACATCACCGGCGCACATGACCTGACCCTGTTTGAACTGGACGAAGCGGCCAACCGCATTCGCGAAGAGGTCGATCCCAACGCAAACATCATCGTCGGCTCGACCCTCGACACCGCGATGGAAGGCAAGATGCGGGTTTCCGTTGTGGCCACCGGTATTGATGCCGTGGATGTGCACTCCGACATTCCGGTGCCGCGCCGTCCGATGTCGGCACCGCTGAAGCAGACCGTCAGCGTTGAAGACAGCCGCAGCGCCGCGCCGCTGGAGCTGAGCACCCCGGTTGAGCAGCCCGCAGCTGCCGCCGAACCCGTGGCCGCCGCTCAGGAAGAGCCGTCGCTGTTTGCGGAATTCGACGATGGTCAGGCCGCCGCTGAAGGTCACTATGAAGAAGTGCTGGAGGACGCAGGCGAACAGCTGGGCGCCGACGGTCTGCCCGCACCGGCCTATCAGGGCACGCCCGCGCCGGAATTCCAGCCGCAGGCCGAAGTTGCGGCCCATCAGGCCGAGAGCTTTGTGGCACCAAAGGCGCCCGCACCCGGTACCCCGTCGCCAGAGGCGATCGTGCGGCTTCAGGCGGCTGCGCAGCGCGCCCAGCCTCAGCAGCCGATGCAGCAGACACAGATGCAGCAGCGCCCGTCGATCGACACGGTTCAGCCGCGGGCTCCGCAGCAGGTGCAGCAGCAGCCTCAGCAGGTGCAGCAGCCCGCCGCAGCGGGTCACGAACAGCGCCGCTTTGGGCTCAATTCGCTGATCCATCGCATGACCGGCAGCGCCGCTGAAGGCCAGGCCGCTAAGCCGCAGCAACCGGCACGTCAGCAGCCGCCCATGCAGCAGGCCGCCGCACAGCAGGCCCCGATGCACCAGCCCCAGGTTGCGCATCACGGCCAGCAGGCGGCACCCGCAGCGCAGCCGCAGCGGCAGGCGAACCCTGAGCAGGAACGCATCGAAATTCCCGCATTCCTGCGCCGTCAAGCCAACTGA
- the lpxC gene encoding UDP-3-O-acyl-N-acetylglucosamine deacetylase, translated as MQNTLKASVTFAGVGLHSGKPVRMILKPASAGHGICFRRTDIALGNTMVPALWDRVERTPLCTRLVNASGVSVSTVEHIMAALAGCGIHNVMIDIDGPEVPIMDGSSAHFVRGIMQTGIQRLAAPVTAYQILKPVSVSHDGATATLLPSNRLTIEFHIDFAETAIGRQSKTLDLRNGAFARELCDSRTFCRRVDVESMQANGLALGGVPGENAVVFDGPQVESGAGLRHSDEPVRHKMLDALGDLSLAGGPVFGHYIGERAGHSLTNTLLRAVFATSGAVRQVSCDAAMAARLPGQGLVWAEIPTDARRVA; from the coding sequence GTGCAGAATACGCTTAAAGCATCAGTGACGTTTGCCGGTGTGGGGCTCCACTCCGGCAAACCCGTTCGCATGATCCTGAAGCCTGCATCGGCTGGCCACGGGATCTGCTTCCGGCGCACTGACATCGCTTTGGGCAACACCATGGTGCCGGCGCTTTGGGACCGGGTCGAGCGGACGCCATTGTGCACGCGGCTGGTCAATGCCTCCGGTGTTTCGGTTTCCACGGTGGAGCATATCATGGCCGCGCTGGCGGGCTGTGGCATCCACAATGTGATGATTGATATCGACGGCCCGGAAGTGCCGATCATGGATGGGTCTTCGGCGCATTTCGTGCGGGGCATCATGCAGACCGGTATTCAGCGCCTTGCGGCGCCGGTCACCGCCTATCAGATCCTGAAGCCGGTGAGTGTCAGCCATGACGGTGCCACCGCCACCCTGTTGCCGAGCAACCGCCTGACCATCGAGTTCCACATCGACTTTGCCGAGACGGCGATTGGCCGTCAGAGCAAGACGCTGGATCTGCGCAATGGTGCCTTTGCGCGTGAGCTTTGCGACAGCCGCACCTTCTGCCGTCGCGTTGACGTCGAAAGCATGCAGGCCAATGGTCTGGCGCTGGGGGGTGTCCCCGGCGAGAACGCGGTTGTGTTCGACGGCCCGCAGGTCGAGAGCGGCGCGGGGCTGCGCCACTCGGATGAGCCGGTGCGCCACAAGATGCTGGACGCGCTTGGTGACCTGTCGCTGGCGGGTGGCCCGGTCTTTGGCCACTATATCGGCGAGCGTGCCGGTCATTCGCTGACCAACACATTGCTGCGGGCGGTCTTTGCGACATCCGGCGCGGTGCGTCAGGTGAGCTGCGATGCGGCGATGGCAGCGCGCCTGCCGGGGCAGGGGCTGGTCTGGGCGGAGATCCCGACCGATGCGCGCCGCGTTGCGTAA
- a CDS encoding outer membrane protein assembly factor BamD, translating to MMGMGAAAKTIGAVLLVAALSGCGGDGGAAKSSQPLDGFTPEQIYERGEFEMERNRTEDAAFYFSEIERLYPYSSWAKQALIMQAYAYHLGRDYEDSRAAAQRYIDFYPTEEDAAYAQYLLALSYYDQIDEVGRDQGLTFQALQSLRTVIEVYPDSEYASSAILKFDLAFDHLAGKEMEIGRYYLRKGHYTSAVNRFRVVVEDFQTTTHTAEALHRLVEAYLSLGLVNEAQTAGAILGHNYQSTEWYEDSFKLLTDNGLKMRDVGNNWLSQIYRQSIKGEWL from the coding sequence ATGATGGGCATGGGGGCGGCAGCCAAAACCATCGGCGCGGTTCTACTCGTAGCTGCGCTTTCGGGATGTGGCGGAGACGGGGGCGCGGCCAAGAGTTCGCAGCCACTTGACGGGTTCACCCCGGAGCAGATCTACGAGCGCGGCGAATTCGAGATGGAGCGCAACCGGACCGAGGATGCGGCCTTTTACTTCTCCGAGATCGAACGTCTTTACCCCTATTCCTCCTGGGCGAAACAGGCCCTGATCATGCAGGCCTATGCCTATCATCTGGGGCGTGACTACGAGGACAGCCGCGCTGCCGCACAGCGCTATATCGACTTCTACCCGACCGAAGAAGACGCCGCTTATGCGCAGTATCTGCTGGCGCTGAGCTACTATGATCAGATCGACGAAGTGGGCCGCGATCAGGGCCTGACCTTTCAGGCGCTGCAATCGCTGCGCACCGTGATCGAGGTCTACCCGGACAGCGAATATGCCAGCTCGGCAATCCTGAAGTTCGACCTTGCCTTTGACCATCTGGCGGGCAAGGAGATGGAGATCGGCCGCTACTATCTGCGCAAGGGGCATTATACCTCGGCGGTGAACCGGTTCCGCGTTGTGGTCGAGGATTTCCAGACCACAACCCATACCGCAGAGGCGCTGCACCGTCTGGTCGAGGCCTATCTGTCGCTGGGGCTGGTGAATGAGGCGCAGACCGCCGGTGCCATTCTGGGCCATAACTATCAATCGACCGAATGGTATGAGGACAGCTTTAAGCTGCTGACAGACAACGGGCTGAAAATGCGCGATGTTGGCAACAACTGGCTGAGCCAGATCTACCGTCAGTCCATCAAGGGGGAGTGGCTGTAA
- the recN gene encoding DNA repair protein RecN, translated as MLRALDIRDILIIDHLELNFQPGLNVLTGETGAGKSILLDSLGFVLGWRGRAELVRQGAKQGEVLAEFELSPDHPAHAVLAEAGLPGGDTLLLRRVNTAEGRKTAWVNDRRCSGEVLRALSDTLLELHGQHDDRGLLNPRGHRAMLDEFAGLGDLLRTVRDRWAAASRARKSVAETRAALEAIRAEEDFLRHAVAELDALDPQPGEDAALDQRRREMQSAERIRGDIQRAQSILTDGAETALGDAQRWLEGVSAQADSALDAPIAALLRAMIELGEAQDGVARVLDGLEFNPGELEESEERLFAIRALARKHDVLPDDLGGYAETLREKLAAVDAGDQDLADQEAALAEAEAAYTGAAAQLSAARRETAAALDAAVMAELAPLKMERAVFETRLTEAEPGPEGKDAVAFTVATNPGAPAGPLNKIASGGELSRFLLALKVCLRGETGNQTMIFDEIDRGVGGATADAVGRRLKALADGGQVLVVTHSPQVAAQGAHHWRVQKQVVDGQTLSQVVPLDEDERVDELARMVSGDTITSEARAAARALLVG; from the coding sequence ATGCTGCGCGCGCTTGATATTCGCGATATCCTGATCATCGACCATCTTGAGCTGAATTTTCAGCCGGGTCTCAACGTGCTGACCGGGGAGACCGGGGCCGGCAAGTCGATCCTGCTGGATTCGCTTGGTTTTGTGCTGGGCTGGCGGGGCCGGGCCGAACTGGTGCGCCAGGGCGCCAAACAGGGGGAGGTGCTGGCCGAGTTCGAGCTGTCGCCCGACCATCCGGCCCATGCGGTGCTGGCTGAGGCGGGGCTGCCCGGAGGCGATACGCTGCTGTTGCGCCGGGTGAACACCGCCGAGGGACGCAAGACCGCCTGGGTCAATGACCGGCGCTGTTCGGGCGAGGTACTGCGGGCGCTGTCGGACACGCTGCTGGAATTGCATGGCCAGCATGATGACCGGGGCCTGCTGAACCCGCGCGGCCACCGCGCCATGCTGGATGAGTTTGCCGGTCTTGGCGATCTTCTGCGGACCGTCCGCGATCGCTGGGCCGCTGCCAGCCGCGCCCGAAAGAGCGTTGCCGAAACCCGCGCCGCGCTGGAGGCCATCCGCGCCGAAGAGGATTTCCTGCGCCATGCGGTGGCGGAGCTGGACGCGCTTGACCCGCAGCCCGGCGAGGATGCTGCACTGGATCAGCGCCGCCGCGAGATGCAGTCCGCCGAGCGGATCCGTGGCGATATCCAGCGCGCCCAGAGCATCCTGACCGATGGTGCCGAGACGGCACTGGGGGATGCGCAGCGCTGGCTGGAAGGGGTCTCTGCGCAGGCAGACTCGGCGCTGGATGCGCCGATTGCGGCGCTGTTGCGGGCGATGATCGAACTGGGTGAGGCGCAGGATGGCGTTGCCCGTGTGCTCGACGGGCTGGAGTTCAATCCCGGTGAGCTGGAAGAGAGCGAGGAGCGGCTGTTTGCCATCCGCGCGCTGGCCCGCAAACATGATGTGCTGCCTGATGATCTGGGCGGCTATGCTGAAACCCTGCGCGAGAAACTGGCGGCGGTGGACGCCGGGGATCAGGATCTCGCCGATCAGGAGGCCGCACTGGCCGAGGCCGAGGCGGCCTATACGGGGGCGGCGGCGCAGCTCTCGGCGGCGCGGCGGGAGACGGCGGCGGCACTGGATGCGGCGGTGATGGCTGAGCTGGCCCCGCTCAAGATGGAACGCGCGGTGTTTGAAACACGGCTGACCGAGGCCGAGCCGGGACCGGAGGGCAAGGACGCGGTTGCCTTTACCGTGGCCACAAACCCCGGCGCGCCGGCGGGGCCGCTGAACAAGATCGCCTCGGGCGGTGAGCTGAGCCGCTTTTTGCTGGCGCTGAAGGTCTGCCTGCGCGGCGAGACCGGCAATCAGACGATGATCTTTGACGAGATCGACCGCGGCGTGGGCGGCGCGACGGCGGATGCCGTGGGGCGGCGGCTGAAGGCGCTGGCAGATGGCGGGCAGGTGCTGGTTGTGACCCATTCGCCGCAGGTGGCGGCCCAGGGCGCGCATCATTGGCGGGTGCAGAAGCAGGTTGTCGACGGGCAGACGCTGTCGCAGGTGGTGCCGCTGGATGAGGACGAACGGGTCGATGAGCTGGCGCGTATGGTTTCAGGTGATACAATCACCTCGGAGGCCCGCGCCGCCGCCAGGGCGCTGCTGGTGGGCTGA